The window TGCCATAATCTGGTCACTTCAAAACATAGTGTCGCGACACGACcctcgagacgagcagtCATGCGAAAGATGGCCAATGTAGACATACGTAACAGGGAAATTGCAGTAAAGTCCTCGACATGTCCACAGGCAAAAGCATTCTGTGGGGAGGACTTTGAAAAGAATTAGGACCATGTGTGAGCAAACAACACTAGATCTAGACGCACATCTAACATTTCGAGTGGCATCTGGTGTCCCTAGTGGCTGCATCTTTAGGAATGGAACAGACGTCACAATGGATGGGGTCCATCACGCTGCGCGCTTGTCGgagaaatcacgaatacagTAGATCCGACTGCTTCTGAAGGCGATACTTCTAAAGGCGATACAGTAGTTGTCACGAGTAGCACAGCGTTTCGCAGTTTGACACCTGTCGTCGAGAAATGACTGCGCGTGCTGCGCTCCAAAGTGACACCTCCTGAAATTTCACTGCAGCTTTGAGGAATGCCACTCGCGCCTCGCTTGTTTCACCAAAGAAGCATCAATCCATTCCGCAGTGCAAGAGCGTGATGCATGGAGAGGAGCACTAACTTACTGTAGCTTCGGGACCATTTGAATCTCGTTTGGCTCGCCTCGGATTTGCGGTACGATAGCTGTGATCCCGATCCTCGTGGCATAACTGCAGACCGATCTGAGTTCTTCAAAGATGTATTGGATTCCGATGTCCCGATGTCCCGATATGCAATGTGAATCGATCGGGATGGGGTCTCTGAATCGTAAGCCTCGGCCaaattcatgatttggTCAAAACCTCCACTCGGGGTGTAAAAGTCGTGATCTTCTCGAATCGGCTCATATTGTCATCTCTGAACTTGACCTTTCACTACGTCGTCGGGGCTAGCAAAGGCGCTGGCTACTATGAAGGCAACGCTTCAGCTTAAGCGAGTGATGAGCTTGGTAATCAGCTCGTGCTGTGGTGGTGTTGCAGGCTCATCTTGTTCGCTGGCCCGCTCTCTACCCGTCACCACGTCGTTGCATCGTCTATCGTCTCCAGCATGGCAGCAACCGTTGACGGCAGCATCCCCAAAGCTTCGGCTTCCACCGCTATCTCAATCTTTTTCGTCCTCCTCACATcaacgacaagatcgatcGGAAGAATACACCGACGCACCTGAAGGCTATAGCAAACCTGGCTCGTCCAAATCGTCCAAGCCTTGGTATCGCTCTCCTACCACGCTCGTACTCGGGTTCATCCCCATCTTCACCTTTGGCCTTGGATACTGGCAGATCAAGCGGCTCAAATGGAAAGTATCGCTGATTGAGGAGCTTGAAGACAAACTCTCGCGCGATCCGCTCCGTCTACCACGAAACATCAATATCGATGTTCTGCCTCAATTCGATTTCCGGCTGGTATCCGTCAAAGGTTCATTCGATCACTCGCGAACCATGTTTGTCGGACCAAGAGTGAGGGATGGCGTGATGGGGTACCATGTGGTGGTGCCTTTTCGTAGGAGCGAAGGTGGCGGTATGATTCTGATCAATCGGGGATTCGTCAGCGAGAAGCAGATTGTGGGAACAGGTGAAAAGAGGAGCTTGAAAGATGAAGCCATGCCCAATGGCGAGACGGAGTTCGTtgcgctgcttccaagAATCTATCCGGCGAACACGTTCACGCCGAACAACGTGCCTGAAAAGGGAAGCTGGTTCCACGTCAATCCGTCGCAGATGGCCGAGTGGGCGTCGAGTCAGGCTGGCGTCGAAGCACTTTCCCTCTCACCACCCGAAGCAACCCCATCGACAGATAGCTACACTCCGAGCGCCGGTGTAGCAGAGAGCGTCCGGAACATGCTTGGGTCTCGCGAGACGGATCGTGTTCTGCCAGTCTATCTCGAACAAGTGTTTGATGGGAATGTaggagaagcagcagctaGGGTGGCCAACGGCGTTCCTGTAGGTCGAGCGGCAACGATCGAACTGAGAAACCAGCATGCTGTCTATGCTGCCACATGGTTTTCTTTGAG of the Mycosarcoma maydis chromosome 2, whole genome shotgun sequence genome contains:
- a CDS encoding uncharacterized protein (related to Surfeit locus protein 1), coding for MKATLQLKRVMSLVISSCCGGVAGSSCSLARSLPVTTSLHRLSSPAWQQPLTAASPKLRLPPLSQSFSSSSHQRQDRSEEYTDAPEGYSKPGSSKSSKPWYRSPTTLVLGFIPIFTFGLGYWQIKRLKWKVSLIEELEDKLSRDPLRLPRNINIDVLPQFDFRLVSVKGSFDHSRTMFVGPRVRDGVMGYHVVVPFRRSEGGGMILINRGFVSEKQIVGTGEKRSLKDEAMPNGETEFVALLPRIYPANTFTPNNVPEKGSWFHVNPSQMAEWASSQAGVEALSLSPPEATPSTDSYTPSAGVAESVRNMLGSRETDRVLPVYLEQVFDGNVGEAAARVANGVPVGRAATIELRNQHAVYAATWFSLSACTAVMFGLLVRRGRS